The Homalodisca vitripennis isolate AUS2020 chromosome 7, UT_GWSS_2.1, whole genome shotgun sequence DNA segment GAAAGTTGCGTGATATATTTATAGGTTtaacagaatattatttttataacatactcacaaagttgaaataaaaaataattaacaaaacttattGCTTTCAGAAGCCACCATATGACTTTAAACCATTATTCCATTTATCTCAAACTCGGGCCCATTGAAAATGGTTCAAGatgatgttttaaatgtttacagaatttatttgaaatagaaaaggcatatttttgaaaatacaaactCCATTTTTTCCGCAAATAACATTACAACAGATTTAATTTCTaacattataattcatttaattaaaacttccTACCCTTAGGTCGAAGGTATGGGGACTCAATTAGTATGGGGACTATAGTGATTGTATGAATTACCGTTTCAGGCTATAGTAATTGGAAGAGTAGGTTACCTCACGGTTTAGGGCGtgaactttggatctgagttacatACAGTCACCATTAAACCCTGTAAGTAACCgttgcattaatttttataataggtaCACGCAGTTAtgcatatttttcaaaactattgaaattatggctatcaagtaaacaaaatataaatttcttctgCATACCATTAGTTAAAACGTTTTTTTCGGATCAGAGTTGCACAtcatataaatcataatataaattgataactTCAAATGGATTTACaaacgttttaatattatattactaatttcTGCTGGTGGATGAACAGGTTcagtcaaattttcaaaaatatatgtacaatattcgTACTGCCAGTTTTATTGTACATTAACCGTGTCAGTAGTATTAGCCCCAAATTCagtgtacttttttaaattcaaacttaaatatttattggtagccttatttaaataaagttattatttgtgtaaattaaaaatacttattttactacgTTTTACACAAAAGAAATCTAAACTTTAGATTcagttagaatagaatagaaacacttCTTTTTTCAGTTACGGATATTATGACCATAGTTAacaaatgtaatgttataatcagctAACATTAAGATAACTGATTTTTGCGGCTCAAAAACGGTGCTTCCACATAGTGATAGCGGATATTGTTTAGTACTCAGTTTTTAAACTGcattatctcccttatttatgaaccaagtttattaaaattagtatctTCAGCGTTATCtaaggaatatttaataaatatgaatttttcatcATATGTCGTTTTTATGATACTTACTTTGAAACATGTAAGAAGccaccatttaaaaaaaactcatacaCTTTTACAAATTCCAACCTATTTCTAGAAAGggctataaaatataaagttttacacGCGGGTGGCTTTTGCCGTGTAACCACCCGGAAGAttctgaaaacattaaatttgtattttaaactcttaaaaaaatttagaataattagtAGAAAGGGACCCCGACTGGATCGAATGTTGTTGCACATTGTACCGTAACCTAGTGTCACAAATAGTAATACTAAGTGGGATTAATCAATCTCTATTTCAACTCAGCACTTTGTTGCAGGCTGAGACATGGGCAAAGCCGGTTGCAAACGCAGAAGCAGACCCAAATGCTGGTCTTTTCAATAAATCTAGAGACGTAACCTTTAACTCAAAATCTACAGACGGAAAATGTCGCGGAAGCTCATCATGTTCTGGGTATGGATCAGACTGCGGATGCACATCATGTTCTAGAGGTAGAAAAGGTAGCGGATGCCAATCATGTTCTGGAGGTGAAACAGGTAGCGGATGCCCATCATGTTCCAGAGGTGTATCAAATTGCGGAGTTGACGACTGTAATATTTTTGGAGGAAGGCTTTGTTGTAACCAAGGAGTGCTGAGTTACATAATTGTAAGTATAGTTTTACTAATGGAAACCACACACTATTACTATTACTTGCAACGAAAAACTTTAccattgcatttataaaaaatatattaaggtgTGTTTTAATTTACACACTCAAATTTgcaaactataaacattaatttcgtaTTCGTttcaacatttacaattattccTGATATGCATTAAATAATTTAGGCATTTATCATTAGCACTAGAGAAGAGTATACTGTATGTTGTTTAATTGTCATCTGTAACataaaagcatttattttcatGACTTGTAACTTAAATTACAAAAGTTAATGACAAGCATGACGTAGTGAGGTACATGACTGTGGTCACTATGGCAACACAATCACTGTACTTATATTAGTACTTACATTTGCTTTAATTAACTATTGTATTAGGTCAGTAACATCGCACTGGACTATGGATACGCTTAAAATACCCATCAAAGTGACGGAtacctttataaaattaaaatatgatctcatcatgaaataaaattatcttttaaactaCCACGATTCCCAAAGTCTCCACTTTAACATGTTCATcgacattttgaaataaaacctgtttttaaaatttgaaccctgaccatcataaattaaaaatcattgcaATGGCTACGTCCCAATGAACGATCTTAACACTAACGCTTCTTAAGTCTTAGGCTTCGGTTTTGGTTGTTGGTTTTTACCGTTACAGCGAATCTACTACAAATAACACTAATCAatcaattaaatatgtatttaaacatCTATCACGAATGGTTACATAGCCAATGTATATACTTACTTTAATCTAATTTAAGGTTAGTTtaacaagttaaaatattactaaaataacatttatagatatataaagaagaaaatatgttGAATTCAAATTAGCAGaaataattactaaacaaatatacaaggtaaaacaataaatacattaaattgtcCTACAAGCAGCTAAAAAAATTGCCCAGAATGAAGGTGTGTGTCTGTGCAGTAagatataaaatcatataaaaactaacatttagAAGAAATTTTTATTCCTGTATTTTTCTACAGCCATGGAGTAAGAGTTCGAAATGTTTAATGCTtcaagtttgttttcaaataacataaaaaatactatggcAAATCTGTTTGAagagaaaaaacaattttagcaGCTTTAGCAgccaaataaaatatcaaaatactcCATTCACTATCAGTGTAACTAATTAACAATTTCCACCAGCATATTGGGAGGCCTGGGTTGCGTTAATGGCATTTTCCTCTCACTCCTGTCATATCTAATGTAACTCAAGATAAATCTCgtatcattattaataaattttaatatacagatAAGTTTTATAACGCCATACGTATTATATTGTGGAGACGCACgtgttatgatttaatttaagccatattatatagtattaaaacgaggttgagaaactcaatcaTATGGGCAagtatttataatagaaaataataactatttataatttcattaatttataaatacacgtATACTAGGAATAAGAGATTGAATTAAGTGATTGACTTTTATAAAGCACAGaaaaacataatgtatttattaagatgcaataaatatataaagaaataacagataaaatatctaaataataaattacgtaagtaaataaataatattaataagtaaattgtGTGTCCAATAAGAATGATCGATAACGTATAAAATCCCAGATGCATATtctatatattgattaaattaaatgacTATTTGTGTTTCTGTAACTGGTTAAATACatcaaaagaaatacaatatagaaatatcatatataaattaatgtatgtacctcatatatatatatatatatatatatatatatatatatataactcatatacatatatatgtatatatatatatacatatatatataatacaaggtATGCCTGTAAAGAATATCGTATTTTAAGAGTCAAAGTTAGAGCTAACACGCCCCATCTAGCTCTACAACAAAACAAATAGAAACACCACATGTGTtttatatatgcaataaataattttcaacataacATGCATTAAAGATTATAACAAATGTACtgataaattatatgaatataccaacatattgagtaataaatttagtaaaaaaatttatagacaAGCAGACACTACAATTTGATAACAAAATTGGTcataatgtaacataaatatatgtacgttctttaaaaataagtttatagcAAGCAaacgcaaataaaaaatattaagagatataagaattacaataataacactgtttagtaaaataaatcctTAAATGAATAAATAGTGAACAACTAACTATAATAGATTGCATGGATAGGAATGTTATTTGTGAAAATAGTCTTAAATGTATACAGTGTGTTCATAGAATTCACTGACATTTTCCGAACGGTTACAGATGAAAATAACACTTTATGTATCATTACTACtcctaaaaatgtactttttgaaccaaatattagttttctttattgtcacaaatcagaaaaatgtttaaatgagaGAAAAGTTTAAGAGTAGTCGATCGCATTAAAATACTCGATTAGGAAACCTAAATAAATACTGCAATACGACCTTAGtgattttcactttaaaatatggcGCTAGTTTACAGATAAAAagttacaatgtaggtcctgttgtAGGCGGTCTAATATTCTTTTTATAGTTCAAAAGTAAAGATTGACTTTGTACATGCATACTGTAACTATATGTATACATACTGTTCTACTTTGTTctaacatgatttttatttttacagaggGTTTTAGATAGGCTGATTTGTTGCATCCTCAATCTCTTCGGATTGACTGACTTCTTGGAATGTTTTGTGCAATTGTGTACAGGCGGCGGCACAGCTGCTTCATCAGCCTCTCCTGAGTCTGGCGCTACTCAGTAACACAAAGCGTATTTGGCATGTTTGAGTATTGTTTGATAACTAAATCAGTCAGAAATGTATATGCTACAAAGAACGTTTTCCTCTGAATCTATTTAACTTACACATACAAggatgtatattattttttatatacaatgatTTATacgcaaataaataaaacaaacttagaATGTTTCTATTTTATCGCAACCTCACCTTATTACGAAAAATTACATTGTCACAATGATTGTGTTATAAGACAAGAATACAGAGCTTCAGAGCTTCAATAACAGCTCATCTGTTATGTATCACTTAATATGTAGTGGATACAAAATTTCTGCATTATAATTGTAGACTCTAAAGTTACATAAGTATGATGTTCCTCTTATATTAGCTTTGTGAGCATTGATAGCGTGATAGCTAAAGGTTTTTCTACGTCGCTACGGACAAAGTCAAATTgatggccagttactcgtatGCGTAAAGGACTTGAAGCTTGTTTGGCTGAGATACTGTTTTTCACAGTAGTTACTTAGATATACTTGGTTggttatattactttaaaaatatttgcttgttGACATGATCTTACAGGTTCCACACGAGATTTTTGGCAAGGTTTACAATCAAAGGGATGTGGTTCCTTATTTACCTTTCTGTAAGATCACTACAGACCAACATCTATTTGATATTGGTcggctttttaaataaaacgcttggatatttggaaaataagtatttagttagtagtaatattttatatgctCTGGGACAAGGATAATCTTTAACCTTTTCCGCCTTATCTGACATATCTTTTGTCATTTCCGCATTCCTAAGATAAGCACGTGCTAGacaaccttgaccccaattacaAACCAATTGACCTCTAATTAAATAGCAATTAGATAACCCTGaagtcgctactattgtttacacTTTTCGTTATTTGCACGCGTTCGTTTGTACTACGGTTTCTTGACCTCAGTCATGGACGTTGATGGTAATACGGAACGCCTGCTTGCAACTAATAATCTCGCGATCCTTTAAATTAATTCGTCCTTTATTTACCACTGTTTACTTCGTTTTTCGCCGAATGGAAGtggaaaatataagaatatattcgCTCGATGGTTTATAACAACACACGCTCGCCATTACAGTTTTCAATAACGTTGTGTTGTTTAGTCTTGTTAGCATATATCAAGGAAAATTTCTCAAGTTATGCCGGATCAGTATCAAGTATCAGTATCCATCACAGAATTGTAGACCAGATCCCTGGGTGGAATCATATGAAACATAACCGAATTAGAGAAGGAAGGAAAACCTATTCAGAGTGGTTTTGTGTCTTCCACAAAATGGACTTTTGGTGATTCCAATTGCTCAAACTTTTCATGAGAGTTTACGTTATAGTAGTGGGACGGCACAGGACTCGCAAGTTTCATCTAGTAAGGATGGTTATGACAACTTTTGATTAAGAGAATTTTTTTGTGACTAATTAAGGATTACGTGTTTTGTATTGATTCAAACATTGATGAGATTGTGCTTACTaatcatttttagtttataaattggaaactctagaattttttaattaatttaatcataatgGCACCAGTAATAtgtacagggtgcggcaaaacaaacagtgcagtttTGAATTGGTATTAAAGAAAATCGGTACGAGTTATGAAAATGTGGTTTATTTTGCTTGAATAAGTACATTACCCCATTTTTTCTGTTAAGATTTGAAGATCACGTTAGAAAGATGGCGTCCTCCAGAAGCAATGCACTGATGTAGGCGATTTCTGAAGTTTTCCACTGCATTTTGGCACATATTGATTGGAATGGCGGTGATTTCCTCTCTAATACGGATCTTGAGTTCTTCCAAGTTGTGAGGACGATGCCGAAAAACCTTGTCCTTGAGATAACCCCACACTAAAAAATCGCAAATGCTCAAATCAGGTGATCTTGCAGGCCACCGCAGGTCACCCCTCAGAGACTCGAGACGCGCAGGAAACATCTGCCGCAATTTCTTCCTTGAAACATGTTCTGTGTGGGCCgtagccccatcttgttggaaccaaataTCCTCAAGATGTTGTTCTTCAACCAACTAATTCAATTCTGGCTCAAAAAAATCTTGCAGCATCGAAACGTAACGCTGAGCGGTCACGGTTGTTCTAAGCCCATCCTCCTCAAAGAAGTAGGGTCCAATAACACCAAATTTGGAAATCGCACACCATACAGTCACTTTCGGGGTATGGAGAGGTCGCTCATTAACTTGTTGTGGGTTTCTGTCCGACCAATAAcggaaattctgtttattaactGAACCTGACAGGTGGAAATGGGCTTCATCACTACTGAAGAAGGTTGACCTTGGTGGGATATTTCTTGAGCGCAATTCACGCGGTGTTGAAAGTCTGGAGGCATTAACTTCTgaaccaacataattttatagggGTGGAAGaataaatctttgtgtaaaatccTCCTAACAGAGCGATCAGACATGTTTAACGCAGTTGCGTGTTTCCGGGCAAAGCGTGTTGGTGATTGTTCAACAGCTGCCCTCACTACTGTGACGTTTTCGGGAGTTCTCGCTGTTTTCGGTCTTCCCATACCTTTAGGCCTTTGTGTTGAACCAGTTTCTTCCAACGCACGAACCCAACTTGCAATAACATTGCGATGTGGAACGGGATCATTACGCGGAATGTTAAAGTGCACTCGGAACGCTCGTTGAGTCGTGATGTAAGAACGGCCACTTTCAAAAAACGTGCGAACGGCAAAGCCGCGATGCTCTCCGCTCCAAACCATTGCTACGACTGAAAACGGGGTGAGTGACCGAATGCAGTGAGCCCCCTCCCCGGCTCCTACCCCCTCACAGCGGATGTAGAAGCCCATCACAAATGCACTGTTTGTTTTGCCGCACCCTATACAATCccttttgtatgtttttagtgttgtttatagtcaacataattttaaatctcaGCACTGGAATGATGGAAGTACACATGTAGATCATgtagttaataaaacaaaaataaatttatattattcgcCACAAACATCTCAGCAACCGTTATTCAGATTGAGTTATTTTCATGTTACACAAGATAATACAAAGGAAGAGTCTGAAAAAGAGGAAACGTATTCGCTTGAATATAACTATGACCTTTCACTTTTAGTATCTTCAAAAAAAGAAACACCTTCTTTTGAAAATAGCTACAGCGTTACCAACTGTATAACTTCAAATGAAGAAAATTCATGTTGTCAGCAGGCtactgaatatttataaattaaaaaagctttacaaaaagacattgaagattatattactaaaataggtcagttaaatgttgtaattgtaAGGTTAAATGCAACAATATATGTGTTATAATAAGATGCTGAAATAAGGACTAGGGAATTAAAGGAAGTAAAACTACAGAAATCTAGAaggtttaaatgtaattactacCGAAAGAGAAAAAGCTATCGTCGTTAAGGTTgaaacatgtaatgtttgtaatcaTAAACCTTTGATCCCAGACATTATAACgaagttaaataataaagatatttatatctTCGTTCTGTGTTTTTTATCATTCCCACCTAACTTCGGAGTGATCGTATGAAATggagtttataatttattttcaagggtttaaaagTAGTTCCAATGAGTTTATTATCATAGAATTAGCTCTTCTATCCACCGACTCACAAGTATATGAGCTGCATATGTTTCAACCACCATGTAATGTTTATGAACTACCACCTCAACTTCAAAAACAAGTGTTGCGGTTAGAAAGACAATATCACGGATTGTTTTGGCGATCAGGTTGTAGAGAATATAATGAACTAAAggatattttcaaatatgtaaacaTAAGCGGGGATGTATATGTAAAAGGAAATGAaaaacagaaattcatttaaaatttactatcaaaatttaaagtaagaGTAATAGATTTAGAAGATCTTAGTTGTCCCCTTTATCAACTCTTACGTCATACTTTTTTCACCCAAACTTAATAAagcaatgtaattttaactaCAGCATACACAACTGTGCTTATATAAATGTTCATGATTTGTTACAATGGTTTAAATCTCAAAACTTTGTGAAGAAAAAATGGAAAACGTCAATTTGGCTATCAAAGAGTGCTTCCTTAAAGGGTACAAGAATATGGAGTTAGAACTAGTCAAGTGTCTTCCAAAAGAGTGTGTTGTAAATCATTCTGAAGACATAGACAATGTTTATGACAAGCTACCTGTTGATTTAAAATACGATATGGATATTGTCTTAAGTATGAGCTGTAAAGAACATCCAAATAATCAAAAGAGAAGACAGTGTAGTTCTTTTTTAACTAAACTAACTACATCATCatctgttcaaagttcatagTGATCACGTTATTATCTGTCCATAGTTCATAGAGAAATGACCTGTATTGTGTAACAATCGATAGTTTTGACTTGCCGGTCTTAGCGTAAACAACGGTGGCAGAAGATGGCTACGATGAATGTTGTAGAATTTAGATTTTATcgatcaaaatgttttaaatatattgtttgttgtgGTTGCGGATGGCAGTCTAACAATTCAAGTCTAAACATAAGACATGTGAATTGTATTCATAAAACTAACAACCCAGATTGTCCTATAAGCAAGTTTGTTAAAGAAGATTACAGCAATTATTGTACCTATAAAAAGTCAGTTTTGGAAACAGAAGACATGATAGAGAAACTTTTCAGTTTGGCCTAAATGATATCCCTCGATAGAAGAAATGGTGAAAGCTGGATTCTTCTTCAGCGGAGAAGGTGATGGAACTATATGTATTGGCTGTGGAATAACGCTAGATCAATGGTCTCCTCAAGATGAACACAAGAGAGCATATAAACCGCCTGTGAACTCATTAAATGCGTGTATTATatccataaaaaataaagatgtttatatgttattcgcattttactattttttcactCTTGATTTACACCTCATGATGAATACGCTAAACGTAAGATCAGACATAGCCAAATAATTACACAAACAGACGCGTAGGAACTTTCCTACCCGTTATGTTGAACTTAAAGGTATAAAGGATTTATATCAAGCTgatttagtggaaatgattccatttcaaaagCAAAATAAGGGTttcaaatatacagggtgtatattatgtctggaaacacccaaatatatcctttaataatttaaatataaatttgaaaactcttACAATcatgatagagattgggcatctactttttggaacaatgttttgttatgtcacaccaacgggggacgtcctgccgagggtatcgtgaatattcttaatggaagcctataccttgtgatacataattttaaaggtaatagcttactgaattgaatgccacaaaccgcatctcaaaggaattattctatcagaaaatagagcatttttagtattgaaaatttactgatgttcaacaatgtaattttaacatggttcttgccacaaaatgtgttacactaattttttagcattttttaaatgttcaattaaaataaaataaacaatttatttttaagctggtttcattagtacaaatttaccagtttttattacaatgaataaaacttatgagtcactttctctgattacttatgaatctgtacttggtgttttccagtcagcaggaaggtttaaagagacaaaggtcactagcctatgagaaacattattgtgttattaatcatctggtctacaggtttcagtttgttgagcatggagctttcactagacaggtctaagcttgggaattacaaatggacaaaggtcatatcattcctgtcgagttaatcagtgtctctgaagcattgctgtcaacaagttatctaattacagtagttcagtttttatttggcattttaatggaattgtctgaaagagaacgaattactctgttgatgatgcgaggatatggcgatcgtcaaagatcttatcgggaagtttgtaatttgtttaatgacactttcccagaaaggaatcccataagtgtttcaacaatatcaaaaactattgagcgttttgaaatgacagggagtgtacgtaatcggccaaagtcgggtaggatacaatctgcaacagatgaagaacatgcactagatgttttgcaaacatttattgaagacccacatacatcgctcagaaaagctgcacagcaacatgatatgcaccctatgtctgtgagtaagattttgaaaattaataaatacaaaccatttaaagttcatttagtccaacagttaagtgaggatgattacgacagaagagttgagttttgtgaacttgtgatgcgcaaatgtgatgacaatagagattttctgaccaacatactattttctgatgaggcaacttttttcctaaatggcaatgttaacaggcacaattgccgttactgggctagtgaaaacccacattggattactgagtcccattcacagcaaccacaaaaactgaacgtatggtgtggaattttaggtaacaaaattgttggaccctttttcatcaatggaaatttaaatgccgaactttactacaatatgctccaaaatgaaataatcccagctattcaaattgaatcaggagaatactttgataatgtatggtttcagcaggatggtgctccaccccattatgggagacaggtaagagagtatttggatttaaggtttcctcataaatggattggccgaagaggagaaatcgaatggcctccaagatctccggatttgtcaccaatcgattatttcctatggggtcatttaaaatccaatgtttatagaagaaagcctcataatttggaagacctaagaaacaggattatagaggagattgcgttgataactgaagaaatgttaggcaactctgtcgaatcattttacacaagattggctcattgtcaaaccgtagaaggaacacagttcgaacaattgctttgacaccaaatgcaggtaaaacgtttgttgtaagacttttctaacagcatacattattttttatttgtaataagaaatcaataacataagtatttccataattgtactgtaataaaaactggcaaatttgtgctaatagaaccagcttaaaatgaaatttttgttttatttaattgaacatttaaaaaaatgctaaaaaattagtgtaacacattttgtggcaagaaccatgttaaaattacattgttgaacatcagtaaattttcaatactaaaaatgctctattttctgatagaataattcccttgagatgcggtttgtggcattcaattcagtaagctattacctttaaaattatgtatcacaaggtataggcttccattaagaatattcacgataccctcggcaggacgtcccccgttggtgtgacataacaaaacattgttccaaaaagtagatgcccaatctctatcacgattgtaagaggtttcaaatttatatttaaattattaaaggatatatttgggtgtttccagacataatatacaccctgtataatgacgATTATTATTTGCTTCAGTACATTTCCAATTGCCATACCGCTGAAGGCTAAAAGTAGAATTGAAGTGGAAAAAgctataaaaccaatattattaaaatatcctatgaaacattttcagactgatcaaggaactgaatggttcaattctagagttaattctttatgaaataactataacataaaccattatcatacattctcagagATAAATGTGAcaatcgttgaaaggtttaaccatacactgaaaaataaaatgtggaaaGCGTTTACCACCAACCACCACCCCACACCACGAAACCACTAGCTCAGTTTATTAGcaaagcttgtaaacgtataCAACAATACCGTACACAGAACTATAGGAGTAACCTGTTATGTAACAAATCGAAATTAGAGAGATATTTCATTAAGAATCGTTAAAAAccgtaaaactcctcagttaaTACAGAGAATCATAGTTGGTGATCTAGTTAGGGTAAGCAAAAAACCAAAAGTGTTTACTAAAgattattttcctcaatggagcagtgaaatatatactgtatttaaagtacagttaacgaaacctataACATATCTATTAAGATATGATAAAGGgaatgtcattaaaggaggattctatcaagaggaactaagcaaaaccaaATACAAGGATATATATTTAGTGGAAAAGATTGCTGGAagaaaggtgataaagttttagtgcgttggttaggatttTTGATAAAACGCATGACAGTTGGTTGATAAAAAAGATattctataataaagtttaaaaaacagaaaaatcgtttttctgttataaatttagatataataatgaagaagaattcTGAATACAAACAACATCATGGAGATTTAGTACCTAATgctataatatgtataatttgcggtccttcAAACTACGGGAAAACGAACTTCTTTCGCCGTAAGGcctgtttttgaaaatatttatatattctcaaaATAGTTGTATTAACCAAAACATGGGTTTTTTGAATGTGTGATAAAAAAACCTTCCTGAAATTGGTTACTTTTCATATTCAGACAACGATGAAGTTCCACACAcaagtgaagtgaaaccgaattctgtaatgatttttgatgatgtagcttgtggtaaacaacaaaataaaaaaaattactttttccatGGGAAgacatataacaataattttatattacaaaaaccactcaaccaattttaatgaaatttggtacacatatattaaatacttaactctttcgacttaacttatccat contains these protein-coding regions:
- the LOC124366098 gene encoding uncharacterized protein LOC124366098, giving the protein MRPHLLLSLSLLWIIAETWAKPVANAEADPNAGLFNKSRDVTFNSKSTDGKCRGSSSCSGYGSDCGCTSCSRGRKGSGCQSCSGGETGSGCPSCSRGVSNCGVDDCNIFGGRLCCNQGVLSYIIRVLDRLICCILNLFGLTDFLECFVQLCTGGGTAASSASPESGATQ